A stretch of DNA from Lysinibacillus sp. B2A1:
ATGATTTCCTTAGATGACATTTCTACTTCTTCTAAAAAGTCACTTAGAAATCCTCTTTGATATTCTGCTGCTTCTTTATAGGCCTTGGCTAATTCATAATACTGCAACTTTTCTTTAGAATCGTCTGTAGATTCAGCTGCTTTTTCAGCGTTTCTAGCGTTTTTCAGAGCCTCTTCCATTTTAGCAGTACTTCTATTTTTCGCTTTTTCTTTTAATGACTTAAAAACAAAATTTAAAATTTCTTGACCATAATTTATAATAACAAATTTCACTACTGGCCATCCCATTTTTAAAAACCACTCTATTACTTTCCTTTTCAATCTACTCCCTCCCTTCTATCTAATTATAAGACAAAAGGGAGGGATTTCCTTCTATTTTTGACAATAAAATAACACTAAAATTATGTTTGTGTTTCTTCAGCTAAGAAGCCTACTCCTGATTCCTCTAAGATTTCTTTAACACCCTCTTGTAAAGATGAAGGTACTTCACTAAATTTTGTTTTTTCTAAGATTACTCGTTGTGCGAAAAACATAGCCATCATGGTTTCACCTCCCTTCAAATACAACAAAATCCATTGTAAAAAGCGCATCATTTATACACCTTAGTTGCAATTTCTGCAATCAGGTCCTCCATGAAATCCATGCGCTCTGTGTTGGCTTGATTTTGTAGCCTCAGTATTTTATTTTCTTGCTCTAAGCGATCAGCTCTTTCCTCTGCTGTTTCACCTTTACCAGCCTTTTGTGGTGCACCTAAATCGCCGTTTTGGTCACGTTCTTTATATTCCAACGCCATTATTCAACAACCCCCGATATTAAATGGATTTTGTGATTGATATCTAAAGTCTCACGTGAAGTTGACAGCTTGAGGATGATATTATTTTTTGGCTCAGTTGCCTCATAATAGAACGTATCCTCTACCACGTTATTTTGATTTGGCATAGGTGCTGTATTTTCAGGTGTTAAAATAACATATTGCTCCTGCTCGCCAACTAATGTCATTGATAACGAGACTTCAAGGTCCATATCCTCATCTCTCTCAAGGAACAATAAAATGCCCTTTGCAGATCCCTTTGGCGGTGTTATTTGATACCTCGCTACGGATTGCAAAATAGGCGTGTTAACTTCATTTTTATTTAATTTTATCGTTTTGGATACTTTAAAATCGTAACTGTCCATCAACTCTACAACGATTGTATTTTGACCGACTTGCAATTGAGCGAGTGTAATATCAAAAGCCCATTTACCCTCTACAATTTCCAACTCTATGCTATTGCCTCCGTTTAATCGATAAGCAGCTGTAACAGTATTTTTATCTGGGTCGCTCGCTGTACCACTGATTTTGAATTTATCAGTATTAATGATACCTGACGGTTGCACAGCATCCACTGTTAAGATTGGTGGACGGTTTGGTACCACGTAAAATGCGCGCTCTGTGATAGGAGATTGCCCGCCATCACTATCCTGCGCCCATATTTTTAACGTATGTGGTACGCCATCTGTTAAATTCCTCGTAACACCTATATCACCATCAAATAGCCTGCCACCTTTAAATTTTAGCTGTTTACTAAAAGCTATTGGTGCGTTACTTAGCCCTATTCCCATTACGAATTTTGATTCAAGATTTACTTGGCCATATATCGTTACAGATTGATTGGCATTTACATCAGCTGCAGAACCAGCGATGTTAAATACATCATTTTCATACAGTGTCATATTTGCGTTTGGAGAATTTACAGATACCGTTGGAGCTGTATTAGTTACATTCAATACAAAACCTTGTGTAGTAGTAAACTCACCATCACTTGCATTGACAGTAATCCATGTGCTACCAATATCTTTACCAGTAAGAGTTAATGTATTACCTGATACAATTGCGGTTGCTACACTTAAATTGCTGGATGCGACACTATAGGTCAATGCATCTCCTTGTGGATCGCTAAAATAATTGGCTAGATTAATTGTAATAGGTAAATCTTTTTTAGTAGATTGCGTTGGTATTTGAGTATAATTAGGTGCTGTATTTACTTTTGCTCCTCTTACATACCAATATCCATCACTATTTCGAGCATTGTCAGTATAAGCTGAGTAGTCAGCTTGGATAGTCTCGATTAATGTGCCTTTAAAATAACGTATAGTTGGATCAACTGAAATCCTATAAACATCATAGTCTGAATATCCATGTTCAGTAGAGAAACCATGATATAGGTATTCTCGTACAATTGCATTATTTTCATTTTCCCTAGTGTTATAGATTGGTTGTGATATATTATCCACCGAAGATGTATAGGTACCTGCAAGTTCAACACGATGTTGCCCTAAATGAACTGATACCTTATATGCACTCATCCCAACAACAGTGTATGGTGTTGCTTCTCTTCCAATATAAGTTCTAGTGACTACTGGCGTTGAAATTTCGGCTTTGAACTTTTGCCATTGATAAAGAACCATCCTAAACCACCTCCACTAACACTACGTTATATGTCTGCCAATCCCCAATACCCATCTCTGACAATGTTGTGTCAATTGCTACATTACTACGAGCTACCTTTGCACCTTTTTTATAATTATGCTGCAGGGCCTGTACAGTTATGGTATTGGTTCCTATGGATGTGATAATGACGTTCTCGCTATGCAGATCATCAAAAATTGTTACTTGTGAAAAAGCTGTAAATCCTTCAGTATTCGCAACCTTCAAAACAGTAGTGCCAATGACCACAGACTCTACTATATCAGTAAGTGTTTTATCTAGTACTATTTTATTGGTACTGCCATCTAACGTGTCAGAAAACGTTCCTGAATTACCTGGTACACGTCCATCAAGTTCAAGTTGTATTTGCATCCGTCTGACCAAAGAAGCTAATTCTACTAAAAATTCATGTGCCATATAAATACCTAAATCCATGTGATTTAGACGTTTTGCTGCTACACGAGTACCTTCCTCAATTGTTTCGTAAAAGGGTAGCCCGGTTAATGGATTGAGCATATCCTCGCCAACATCATCTTTTTTTGGAATTAATTTACCATCAGGACCAATCTTCCATATACGGTCTTTCCAATGTAGTAATACGTAATCGTTTTTAAATGAAAATTTCACTGTTGCAACACTCCTTTCAGTACAACAGATAAGGTAAATACAATCATTAAACCGTCCTCACTCTGTTCTATCTGCACAGTGTACTTATCTAATTCAATACCATGCTCATCTACCAACTTTGCCTCTGTTACAGTGCCATGCCCATCATCTAAATACACATACGTTTTCACTGTGTCACTTTCAATTAATTGAGAATGGAACTCTACTTCTTTTTGTTGATCATCAATAGTAACAATTGCTTTCTTGGCCATACTTTTTAAAAATTCTAGGGTACGGTCAATAACTATATGAGTCACCATTCGTCCATCACCTCATTCGGATATATCTCGCCACAAATCGGTAAATATACAGGATATGTGTAGTTTACCTTTTGTAACTCCAATGTTTTTTCTTGTATTTTCCCTGGCATCCCTTCGCAATGGAAGGTTCCACAGATTGGTAAATAAATAGGGTATTGATATTGGTCTGATTCCAATTCTATATACTGTGTCTGTGGCATCTTAATAGCAATGTATTCTAACCATGATCGCTTGTTTTTTGTCGCTTCTACTAATTCACGTAATCGTTTCATATCCTTCTTCGCAATAAACGGTTCGTCTACTTCAATTTTGAAACGATATTTATGACCATCATATTCAAACCATTCATATACGTTGGCATTAGGATAAACAATGGAGACAACACGCTCCACAGCCCAACGCGTGCCTTTTTTTCTATGCCAACTAATAGATGCTTTAATGAGCTCACGTTTTTGCATAACCGACAGCTCGTTGTCGTAAAAATCAACGTGCTTTTCGTATGCGATTAAATCCAGAAGTCGCTCTGGCAATTTATCAATGTTGACTAGATCATATAGTGCTTCAGCCTCTTCGTAAGCTTCACGTAGTTGAATAACACCTGCTTCCATCATGGCTACTAAAACAGGGTCCTTCGATAGACTGTACGGCAATAGCTTCAAATATTGGCTAACGTCAATCATCCGCTAATCCTCTATTCGTCAATGTAGCAACCGATTCATTCGCCACCTCTGTTTTACCGACCTCAATAAACATCATAGAATTTACAGCAACACGTGCGGCGCCTGCTTCTTTCAAACGTGCAATTAGTTCTGATAAATCAACGTCACGCCCCATCTTATTGCGTTGCCAAATTAAATACTTGTTAAAAGCTGCATCCACTTGCCCTTCAATAATCGATGCAAATGTACCATTCTTTTTTGAAATCCAATAATCGACAATTACTTCATATTCAATTGATGTAGGTGCACCAACAGAAACTTTGTCTGTCAATGGACGTACCTTTTTATCAGTCAGTAACTCTGACACAAGGCCAAGTTCTTCCTCTGATGGCAGCCGCCCTTCCTTCATTAAAATACGCACATCGACCTCACCTTCAATCGGTGAGTCTGCTACGACGTCTACGATATCCTGACTTGCAGCCTTCGCCCAGTAAATATATGCACCTTCCGGACCTGCTACAGAAAACGATTCAGGCGCTAACCTGATGCGCTCGGCATACGCATCATCACTTTCTAGTTCCATACCGCCACTTGTAATCGTTGTATTTTGGACTGACTTTACCCAAGGCAGTGGTTTCACTAGAGCCGATATTTCCCCTGGTAGATAGCCATTGCCTACCTCACCAAATTCGGTGCATGTCGCTCCGACTGTCACCAAATTCTCACCAAGAGGAATAACAAGCGCCTCATCTGTCGCAAAGTATGTGTTTTCACCAACCAAAAATTGAGTGCCTCGCTCAACTGTTAACGTATCCACACGATCTGGCTCCAATTCAAATGCCATAGTCGTTATGGCTGCTTTGGAAGGTAGTCGCTCCGTAGACATTTCGATACCCATATGCTCAAGTGTGTCATCCTCAGCGTAAGCAAGTCGATTTTGACGAAGTGCATGTTCTAATTTGTTACGCTCTAATGAAACGATAGCCGTCAATGTCTGTATGAACTTTCGTCGAGGATCGGCACGTTGCAGGCTAATGCCTGTTTTTTCTTCAACATGTAGCAGCATCTCACGTTCAATTAAATCGGGATCTTTTTCTAAAAAATCTATATCAGGTAAATTAAATCGATTCGTCATTTATCCTCACCTTCGCTCTCGGTATCAACTTACCTTCCAGACCATCACCAGTTACCACAACGGATTCAATGGTTGCACGTGGTTCAAATTTCGCCACTGCTTCCGTAATTTCATAAACAATCTTAGCCTTACGAATATTGATAGGGTCATCAATACCCATATTCCAACCAAATTCACGATCTAAGGGGCAACTCATAATAGACGTAGACAAAATAAAAGCGACATTCTGCAGAATCTCTTCCACACCTGTCGCTCCAAAATTTATTTTTCTCATTGGCTCTACTTCATACAACTACATCACCCTTTCTTCAACGAGGAATAGGCGCTATTTGCACTAATATACTTTCCTCCACCTAATGAATACCATCCATCCTTTTCACCATAAACTGTGAGTTTGTCGCCTTTCATTGCATAACCAAGCACCTTATTATTAACTCCAGGACCACCACGAATATGCACTGACTTGACTATAATTGTCATTGTTCCTGTCGCTTGTTTTGACGTTGCTGTAGTGTTTGTTTTTTTCACTTCTTGATTCGATGAGATTGTTTTTTTAGGTGCTGTATTAGCAGTATCATTAACGTACTCAAGCAATTCAAGCTGTACTTCAATCGTCATTACATTCCCTTTACTATCAATGTTTTTATGTGTCTCACTCAGCTTTTTAATGACCCAATAATTTGTAGAAATCGGCTTATTCCCTCTTATGAAGAGTGCCTTCTGTCCCCACCGCGCGAATTTTCTTAACTTGACCATCTGTTCTTCTGGATTTACTCCAAGTTCTGCGCGTAATAACACAGTAAGTGTAATTGGATCAACGCCTGGTCCTTCAAACTCTAAAATTGGCTTTTGTCCAATAATGGCATGTTCCTTCCAACGCGGCTCATTTGTGCGTTGAAACTCATCATAGG
This window harbors:
- a CDS encoding integrase gives rise to the protein MKFSFKNDYVLLHWKDRIWKIGPDGKLIPKKDDVGEDMLNPLTGLPFYETIEEGTRVAAKRLNHMDLGIYMAHEFLVELASLVRRMQIQLELDGRVPGNSGTFSDTLDGSTNKIVLDKTLTDIVESVVIGTTVLKVANTEGFTAFSQVTIFDDLHSENVIITSIGTNTITVQALQHNYKKGAKVARSNVAIDTTLSEMGIGDWQTYNVVLVEVV
- a CDS encoding phage tail protein I, giving the protein MIDVSQYLKLLPYSLSKDPVLVAMMEAGVIQLREAYEEAEALYDLVNIDKLPERLLDLIAYEKHVDFYDNELSVMQKRELIKASISWHRKKGTRWAVERVVSIVYPNANVYEWFEYDGHKYRFKIEVDEPFIAKKDMKRLRELVEATKNKRSWLEYIAIKMPQTQYIELESDQYQYPIYLPICGTFHCEGMPGKIQEKTLELQKVNYTYPVYLPICGEIYPNEVMDEW
- a CDS encoding baseplate J protein, with the protein product MTNRFNLPDIDFLEKDPDLIEREMLLHVEEKTGISLQRADPRRKFIQTLTAIVSLERNKLEHALRQNRLAYAEDDTLEHMGIEMSTERLPSKAAITTMAFELEPDRVDTLTVERGTQFLVGENTYFATDEALVIPLGENLVTVGATCTEFGEVGNGYLPGEISALVKPLPWVKSVQNTTITSGGMELESDDAYAERIRLAPESFSVAGPEGAYIYWAKAASQDIVDVVADSPIEGEVDVRILMKEGRLPSEEELGLVSELLTDKKVRPLTDKVSVGAPTSIEYEVIVDYWISKKNGTFASIIEGQVDAAFNKYLIWQRNKMGRDVDLSELIARLKEAGAARVAVNSMMFIEVGKTEVANESVATLTNRGLADD